Part of the Prionailurus bengalensis isolate Pbe53 chromosome B3, Fcat_Pben_1.1_paternal_pri, whole genome shotgun sequence genome is shown below.
TTTGGCCCCAGGCAAGTCTCCCTAATCAACACCATGCAGAACTGACATGAGCTGTCCTTACCAAGCCCTGCCCAGGTTGCAAATTGGAGCAAATAAATGGTTGTCGTTTTGAACCACTAAGTTTCGGGGTGATTGACATGCAGGAATAAATAATTGATATGTCTCTTAGCTCTTTCTGCACCATCTTTACCCAAACTTGGCTTAGATCAGGTTGAGCTGATTGGACAAGGAGACGAGCACCTGATTTAGAGGCAGTCAATCCATTGGTTGGCAGGTGGCTAATCAGACTTTTTCTCTGGAAAATATGAATGAGGAGATCAGAGATCCTAGCAAGTCAGACTCTGAAGGAGGCTGGAGTTGGGGTTTGGAATGGGAGCGGAGGTGACTTTTAACCCTGTGTTATCAGAGGACATCAAAttgggagagaagcaggaaagctGATAGACATGGAACCAAGTTCTGTGAGGTCCCCAATAAATCACTTAACTCCAGATGGTTTGTGCTGCCCCTGATCCTTGTACCTCATGAACTTTGTCTTCAGCTCCCCCAAAGTTCAAGTCCCCCCAGGACTCCTAATACCCGCTAGGGTCTACACTGCTTCTCTgaccccttctcccctgctccctgtgACTCCATCCCTGCACACGCACGCAGGTGGGGGCCTTGTCCTCCAGGGCCCCAGGGCACGGCCACTCTCTCTGTCCTGGGCACACCGCCCTGATGGCCTGAGGTCTGCCTCTATCCTTCCACACAGCCCTGAGCCTTCAGGGGCAATTCGGAGGGCATCACCAGGCTTGGCTTCTACCCCGATCTCATTTGAAGTTTCAGCTCCTTTTGTCCCTCGCTGTCCCCCATACAGTCCCTTCCTTtctcggttcctgagttcaactaccactcccctgcttgtccaTAAGGATGCCATGCTAATAATGGTGGTGATTATTGCACACCAAAAAGTTGTCGCACCTGAGATGGAATTTATGGGCCCAGCACGCTTCCGCTGCGCGACTCTGCTACTATCTGAGATGGAATTTAAACTGAGGTCTGCCTAACTCCAAAGCCCACGCCCCAGCCATCACTCTGCTGTGTGACTCTGAGGGGgttacttcccctctctgagccccagagagGGGCTTGTGAAGGGtaaagcagaggtggggcagaggtggTGGTGATCCGGGTGCTGGCTGCTAATACCCAGCTGGGTGCCGTCTTTGTCCACATTCACTCGCTTGCCCAAGGTAGGCTCCCAGTCCTACCACTCTTCTCTTCAAGGCACCCCTGTCTCCTGGAGGAGcaagcctggaggctgcctctGGTCTCGGTCCCCTGGAAATCAGGCTGGACTCTCAGGATTATCTTGCCTTTTCCCCAATAGCTTGGACCCAGGCTGAGGGGTGAGCAGAGCAGCCAGCCTCCTATCAGGCAGGACATCTGGACCCCACAACCCCATTGGGCGTGAGGCAGACCTAACTAGGACTGTGTGCAACATGGGCCGCCCAGACCACTTCTGGGTTCAGGCTCCCAGCGGTGGGTGTGCCTCACACACAGTTGGGGCTGAGGATACctgctcctcctctttccccatcAGAGGCTCTCAGGCCATGGAGAAAGTAACCTCTTCAGCCTGACTTTTCAGCCTATTCCCCCGTTAAATCTGGCCAGGGCTCTTAAGAGTCAAGTCCATTCCTCTTTTCTACAGAAGGAGGTCCTACAGCTAAGAAGGGGTAGTACTAAAGCCCAGGCTGCCTTTGCTCAGGCCAACCCAGCCGCCTGCCCTGGGCGTTCACATTCCCCCAAAATGACTCTCTCCCCGATCCAAAAACAACCTCACaattttcttgtgtctttgagTTTCCTCAGAGGTCTGGCTGCCTCATGGTGGCCGAGAATAAATTGGCCCTCTTCCCAGACCTTGTGAAGCCCCAGGCATCCCAGAGGAGTTAAGTAACAATCCCACTGTCAGCCATTGGCTCCCATTGGCTCCTGAGGGAGAACAGTGCCCACCGAGGTATCTAGAGCTGGGGTTATGGAGAGTCTGTGTTCTGGTCTCTCTCTGGAGGTGAGCAGCCCTCTCAGGGTCGTGGGGCCTCAAGTGATACCATTGGCCTCTTGTGGTGTACAAGCCACCCCCTTGCTCAAGGACTCCCCTCCATGCTCCTGTGCCCCTGTGGTCTCCTGCCGATGGGAGTCTCCAGGCCTGGCTCTAAGTCCCAAGCCAGGCTTAGAAGGCTATGGCTCTGGGACTCTGGAACTCCCAGGCCCTGGTCCTGTCACCTAGAAGCTGTGTGGCTTTCAATAAGCTACCaccctctctggtcctcagtctCTGCATCTGTACCAGAGTTGGCCTTGATAGTAATCACCACCACCGCTGGTAGAGGGCTCCCTGAGTGCCCGGCACCACATCAATCAACAAATACACCTATGCTCCTTCATTTAACGTCCTAACAACCAAAAGTAGTAAGATCATCTTTATGTTACAGATAAGCAGACTGAGGTTCGGAGGAGTTAAGTAACAATCCCAAACAGCTAGTAAGTGCTAGAACAGGATCTCAAACCCAGATCTGACCTCAAACCTCAGAGTCTATGATCACTAGTCTAGGCTGCTCTGCAGGGACCATCAACCTTTCCACACCAACATTCCAGAAGCCTATAGAGAGATGTTCCTGTTTCTTTCAAGGGATAAAACCATAGTTCCAAGGGCTTGAGGTTTACCCAGAATCAGGGACAGTCCTGGGGTTGTTGCTGAGAGAGATGGATCGGGGCAGTCTGTCCCAGCTGTTGGCTGTAAGCCGCATCAGCTGGGAACCAAGAGCAGAGCAGACTTTCGGGTACATCTGTggatcaaataaatgaatgaatgagtgaatgaatgaatgcatgaatgaatgaatgaatgagtgccaACTCCCTGCCAGACTCTGCTCACCAGGCCACCCCACCAGAGGTTTGGTTTAGAAGGTGCTAGGCATGCAGCTACCTAGTCCGTGCCAACTTGGGTTGGGGGTGTGAGCCCCAGGAAGAGCCCCGGATGGAGGAGCTACATTCTGAAGTCTTGTTGTCAAGTGCTGACCTCCCCACTGCTTCCCCTTCACATTCAGCTTAAGTCTGCATCACTGGATTCTCCCCTAGCCTGAGGACTAACAGGGAGCAGGGTCATCTTGGGCCCACCGTGGGGCTGAATCCGAGTAATCcctgaggagaaagaggaaactcGGAGGGGAGAAGCCAGGCCTCCCTACCCTGGTGGGCACCCCCTGCCTGACGGGGATGGGGATGAGCACATGGGTCGTTGGCCCAGCTTCTCGAGCCAGGGCCCACGGTGTCAGGGCAAGTTACAAGGTGACCTGGCTGGCTCTTTGTACTTCTGTCATCCGGGACATGCCCTTCCAGGGCCGAGTCTGGAATGGCTGGGTTTGGTGTGAATGGGCGGGGCCGCTTCTGACCCTCTAGGTCAGCTTGAGTGTCTGGATCCTACCCCCAAACCCATGACTCTTCAGAGCCCAGACTAGGCTCAGAGTATGGTTGGTGGTGGCCTGGACCGCTGTCCTGGGAGGAGCCTCTGAAAGTCCCTGGAGCGGCCCTCCCCTGGTGTGCCCCCAACCCTGACCCCATGGAGATCCCTTCGGGAGCCCCATCCCCGACAGTGAGATAATAATGACCATAATGAGAACAGTcacccacacatgtgcacagcgCTTTACAGGTTACAAAGTGTTTCACATACATCATCTCATCAattcctcacaacagccctgtgaggtaggcagGGCGGGGAGTAACGTTTCCATTTGTACAGAtgtggagactgaggcccagagagggtcaaTGACCTGTTTGAAGCCACACCGTAAgtcagcagcagagctgggaccagaagTTAGGCCTCGGTCCCGCCTCCAGCCCCTGGCTCTCTCCACTGACTGTGCTGTCCTCCGGGAGGACCCCAGCCTCTGTCCAGAGTCTCGGCCACACCCGAGCCAggcccccccaacccctggcagtAGTGCTTCCTGGCAGCTTGGcagacagcccccacccccttcaggcAGCCCTGTCTCCTCCACCTGCTCCCTGCAAACAGCCAGCCCAGAGCTGGGCCCGCACCTGCCCCGCTGCCTGCTCGTGTCGGTCGCCCGGgcaggtggggctcgaacctcctttcctgttttcctgaGTGATCCCTCCccataggggaagagaagagaaaggaggaagagaaggaggaggaggaggaggaggaagagaaaaacaagaaactgaGTTGGAAGAGGGCCCTGGAGCAATCAGGACGTCATAAGTTTGCATTCCGACTAGCTATAggaaatagtgtttttttttctctttttattatttcaagttttCATAAAAATCCATAATTATTGAAACCCAAGTTACAGAGGAAGTTCGTaactttttttattgaattattgacTGTGCTGCATGTCGGTCTGTCAGCTTCCGACTCCAGTCTGTCAACGAGTGCCCCTGTGCAGGTGGGTCCCCAGGCCTGGACTGCTGAGGTCCTGCTAGGAAGAGGGCAGGCGGTGAGGgccggcgggggggtggggcgggcagcAGGGAATGGggctgggaggaagaaaaagagtgtgtgtggaggggcagggagaggcgggAAGGATCGAGGAGCGAGCGTATGGCGGCCAGGCCCCTTCCCCTGCCCGGCTAGCCCGGGgggtccctgcccctcccccgccccgtccTCATATCATCTTCATGTTGAACTTGCGGGGCGCGTCGGCAGAGCTGATGCCTGCGTCCGACTTGCGGGGCACGTACTCGATCTCGATGTTGTGCTTCGTGTTGCCTTTGCCCCGGCTCCAGAGAAAGAGCAGCACCAGGCAGAAGAGGACGACGCCCAGGAAAGAGATGAAGCCCATGGTGGTGGCAATGATGAGGGTCTTGATGTCGAAGGGGAAAGGCACGGTGGCTCGGGTGCTGTTGGCCTCTCCCTCGCCCGGCTGGTTGGAGATGAAAGCGAAGGTCTTGTTGGGCTGATGCGGCCAGTCGGGCGAGTAGCTGCGCACATGCAGGTGGGCCGGCATGGAGTCGTTGCCGCCCGCGTTGGCCGCGATGCACAGATACGTGCCATTGTCCTGTACCTGGGCGTAGCGCACCTCCAGCGTGCCGTCAGGGAAGACTGTGAGCCGCCCGTTGCTCTTGGCCGAGACCAGGTGCTTGCGGGGTGAGAGCCAGAGGATGGCGGGCGGCGGGTCGCCATCTGCCCGGCACACAAACTGCACCGTGTGGCCCTCGTCCACAAACACCTGCTGGGCTTTGCGGTCCCGGATGCGGGCGCGGCGGCAGGTGAAGTAGTTGGGCAGGAGCACGTCCGGGAAGTCCTTGAACTCCTTGCCCTGGACGAATTCGGGTGTGGCACAGGTGGGCTGCTGCCGGTTGAAGTTGAGCCGCCAGCGGCGCCGGAACACCCACAGGAGCCGGCAGTCGCAGGCCAGCGGGTTGGAGTCCAGGATGAGCGTCTCCAGGTTGCCCACCGAGTGGAAGGCTGACTCCTCCAGTGTGGTCAGCTGGTTGCCCGAGACATTTAGCACACGCAGGTAGTTGAGGCCGCGGAAGGCATAGGGCTCCACCACAGCCAGCTGCCCGCCCACCAGCTGGATCTCCTGCAGCCGTAGCAGCTCATGCAGCATGGAGCCCTCAATGGTGCCGATGGGATTGTAGGAGAGGTTGAGGAAGCGGAGATAGACCAGGTGGCGCACAGCCAGGTAGGGCACAGCGGTCAGATTGCAGTGTGTGATGGACAGGGATGTCAGGTTGAGGCCATAGAGGCAGTTGGGTGTCATGGTGTCCAAGTAGGGCCAGTGGGAGATCTCCAAGACCTTGAGCCGGTACAACCTCTTGAAGGAATAGTCCCGGATGGCATTGATGTTGAGGTGCCGGAGCCTCAGGACGATGAGACTGTGCAGGTGGGAGAGCGCCTCGGTGGGGATGGAGGTTAGGTTGCATTTCTCCAGTGTCAGCTGCTCCAGGCTGTTGAGGCCGCTGAAGGCTCGGTGGGAGATGTAGACGAGGTCGTTGTCGCCGACCTCCAGCGACTTGAGGTTGTACAGGTCCTGGAACATGTAGTCCAGCAGGATGACGATCTTGTTCTCGCTGATGTCCAGTTTGGTCAGGTTACTGAGGCCGGTGAAGACGCCCAGGGGGATGAGCTTCAGGCGGTTGCTGCGCAGCCCCAGCGTCCGGAGGCTGAAGAGGTTGTTGAAGGCGCCGGGCTCCACGGCACTCACGATGTTCTCGTTGAGCTCTAGCTCTTCCAGGTGTGGGAAGCTGGCGAACTCGTCCTGGTTGAGCGTTTTGATGCGATTCTTGCCCAGGTCCAGCAGGCGGGTCTCGGTGGGGATGCCCTCCGGAACCGCCACGAAGCGCTTGCGGTGGCAGAGCACGGCGCGGTCCTGGGCCGAGCACTCGCAGCGGGGCGGGCAGCCCGTGGCGGAGCCTGACAGCACCGAGCCCAGCACCAGCAGGAGGATGGGCTGCCAGCAGgccaggagggggctgggcaTGCTCCTCGCGCCCCCCGCCAGCATCCTCTCGCTCACCTGTAGCCAGGAGCAAGCACAGGACAGAGGGGGCGGTTAGAGGAAAGGGTCTGTCTGGACCCCAGTCTGTGCCCTCCTGCCCCTGTTAGAATGTCCCCGACACGGAGAACTGGGGGTCCACAGTGGTATAGGTCGCTCCTGGAACCCCACAGTGAGGTCCCGATGCCCAAGCTGGAGAGCCTCCTGCCACCCCGTGCTGCTTCCTCCTTGCTCCCTATCCTGCCCAGAGCCCTCCCAAGGAATTTCCCAGCACCCCTGGGATTGAGGGGGTTCCCTGAAAGGACAGGGTCACCTCAGAGGAGCCTGACATCGGCACCCCAGGTGGCATCCACCTCCTTTACAGTTTACATTTTACAGGCAATGTGATCCGGGCACACACCCCGTACCCCACCCCACGCCCCGAGCCTCAGCTTCCCCTGGTGCACATCAGGAAGAAAGCCGGACCTGCTGAGTGGCCTCGGGCTCACCGAGGGAATCAAAGGGGCCCAAAGGCTGAAGCTTCTGGAAACAGCCTGCAGAGGAGCATGTCTGGTCCCCAGGCTGTCAGGCCAGGGCTTCTGAGGCTGCTGGGGGCCACCCTCTCAGCCTTTAGCCTGAACTTCCTCAGGCACAGACACCACGGGGCCCTCCTCACCAGTACTGCAGCTGAGCCCCCAGCCCAAGAGTCCTGGGATATCAGCAAACCCAGTGGCACCTGTCAGTGTGCATTAATTTGCTTCCCAATGGGGTTTCTGGATCAGTGGAAGGCACCCCCGCCAGAACCCAGGACTCTACCCTGATGCCTCCCATCTGTCTCTGGGGGTTCCAATCACACTCCTCCTGGAGCCGGGGTTCTGTGAGGCTGCTAGTCTGAGGTGGGAGCATTCAGATTCCCATAGCCCAGGACGG
Proteins encoded:
- the LINGO1 gene encoding leucine-rich repeat and immunoglobulin-like domain-containing nogo receptor-interacting protein 1 isoform X2, whose product is MLAGGARSMPSPLLACWQPILLLVLGSVLSGSATGCPPRCECSAQDRAVLCHRKRFVAVPEGIPTETRLLDLGKNRIKTLNQDEFASFPHLEELELNENIVSAVEPGAFNNLFSLRTLGLRSNRLKLIPLGVFTGLSNLTKLDISENKIVILLDYMFQDLYNLKSLEVGDNDLVYISHRAFSGLNSLEQLTLEKCNLTSIPTEALSHLHSLIVLRLRHLNINAIRDYSFKRLYRLKVLEISHWPYLDTMTPNCLYGLNLTSLSITHCNLTAVPYLAVRHLVYLRFLNLSYNPIGTIEGSMLHELLRLQEIQLVGGQLAVVEPYAFRGLNYLRVLNVSGNQLTTLEESAFHSVGNLETLILDSNPLACDCRLLWVFRRRWRLNFNRQQPTCATPEFVQGKEFKDFPDVLLPNYFTCRRARIRDRKAQQVFVDEGHTVQFVCRADGDPPPAILWLSPRKHLVSAKSNGRLTVFPDGTLEVRYAQVQDNGTYLCIAANAGGNDSMPAHLHVRSYSPDWPHQPNKTFAFISNQPGEGEANSTRATVPFPFDIKTLIIATTMGFISFLGVVLFCLVLLFLWSRGKGNTKHNIEIEYVPRKSDAGISSADAPRKFNMKMI
- the LINGO1 gene encoding leucine-rich repeat and immunoglobulin-like domain-containing nogo receptor-interacting protein 1 isoform X1, whose protein sequence is MQVSERMLAGGARSMPSPLLACWQPILLLVLGSVLSGSATGCPPRCECSAQDRAVLCHRKRFVAVPEGIPTETRLLDLGKNRIKTLNQDEFASFPHLEELELNENIVSAVEPGAFNNLFSLRTLGLRSNRLKLIPLGVFTGLSNLTKLDISENKIVILLDYMFQDLYNLKSLEVGDNDLVYISHRAFSGLNSLEQLTLEKCNLTSIPTEALSHLHSLIVLRLRHLNINAIRDYSFKRLYRLKVLEISHWPYLDTMTPNCLYGLNLTSLSITHCNLTAVPYLAVRHLVYLRFLNLSYNPIGTIEGSMLHELLRLQEIQLVGGQLAVVEPYAFRGLNYLRVLNVSGNQLTTLEESAFHSVGNLETLILDSNPLACDCRLLWVFRRRWRLNFNRQQPTCATPEFVQGKEFKDFPDVLLPNYFTCRRARIRDRKAQQVFVDEGHTVQFVCRADGDPPPAILWLSPRKHLVSAKSNGRLTVFPDGTLEVRYAQVQDNGTYLCIAANAGGNDSMPAHLHVRSYSPDWPHQPNKTFAFISNQPGEGEANSTRATVPFPFDIKTLIIATTMGFISFLGVVLFCLVLLFLWSRGKGNTKHNIEIEYVPRKSDAGISSADAPRKFNMKMI